One window of the Hyperolius riggenbachi isolate aHypRig1 chromosome 5, aHypRig1.pri, whole genome shotgun sequence genome contains the following:
- the LOC137519434 gene encoding UDP-N-acetylglucosamine transporter TMEM241 homolog → MGEPSDRGGWQENQRITWGWKKPQHTIDKDGYFWAVIHLFCSGFYKVFQKSKKPSSLSDLDLQYINYFFSVVLLASASHPTGDLISALEFPFLYFYIFHSGCFASGILGFLLMLLSVKLRSSVSPAHHLSWAFLAKGLTALVSLFVFEISLDIPLTIW, encoded by the exons ATGGGAGAACCGAGTGACCGAGGAGGGTGGCAAGAAAACCAACGGAtaacatggggctggaagaagccccag CACACAATTGATAAAGATGGCTATTTTTGGGCCGTAATTCATCTGTTTTGTTcagggttctacaaagtatttcaGAAGTCTAAGAAACCAAGTTCACTAAGTGACCTTGATCTGCAATACATAAACTATTTTTTCAGTGTTGTCCTGTTGGCCTCCGCATCTCATCCTACTGGTGACCTCATCAGTGCCTTGGAATTTCCATTCCTCTATTTCTACATATTCCATAGTGGATGTTTCGCCAGTGGGATTTTGGGCTTCCTGTTGATGTTGCTATCTGTGAAGTTGAGGAGCAGTGTGTCTCCAGCACATCATCTCTCATGGGCCTTTCTGGCCAAGGGTCTGACAGCGCTTGTGTCACTCTTTGTTTTTGAAATATCCTTGGACATTCCCCTGACCATATGGTGA